Proteins encoded within one genomic window of Rhododendron vialii isolate Sample 1 chromosome 1a, ASM3025357v1:
- the LOC131320451 gene encoding uncharacterized protein LOC131320451, with protein MMYQNHNIEDTSKPQTDINTRPEEIMAEAKRKPRKHKRSRDEKIMLENSSTIEVNKEQLMFAKLRNNAELLIAILNGNLDESADFVLADLKNVEATHTAFTRRQGDKVIACLANLAGTLDQLCDLVQSG; from the coding sequence ATGATGTATCAGAATCACAACATAGAGGATACGTCGAAGCCACAAACAGATATAAACACAAGGCCTGAGGAAATCATGGCAGAAGCAAAGCGGAAGCCTAGGAAACATAAAAGATCAAGAGATGAGAAGATAATGCTCGAGAACAGCAGCACCATTGAGGTCAACAAGGAGCAACTGATGTTTGCAAAACTACGAAATAATGCAGAACTGCTCATTGCGATACTTAATGGAAACCTTGATGAGAGTGCAGACTTTGTTTTGGCTGATTTGAAAAATGTGGAGGCCACTCACACTGCTTTCACAAGGCGTCAAGGTGACAAAGTTATCGCGTGCCTTGCCAATCTAGCAGGCACACTTGACCAGCTCTGTGATCTAGTCCAATCTGGTTAG
- the LOC131320372 gene encoding probable serine/threonine-protein kinase PBL26, translated as MSCFLCFSSHEKKSTERTNSRRGGPVPASAPHYREARTQQRPENPRRVSAEATNEKDGTKEAANNIAAQTFTFRELAAATKNFRQECLVGEGGFGRVYKGQLEKTGQIVAVKQLDRNGLQGNREFLVEVLMLSLLHHQNLVNLIGYCADGDQRLLVYEYMPLGSLENHLLDLPLGQAPLDWFTRMKIALGAAKGLEYLHDKANPPVIYRDLKSSNILLDKEFISKLSDFGLAKLGPTGDKTHVSSRVMGTYGYCAPEYQRTGQLTVKSDVYSFGVVLLELITGRRAIDTTRQTREQNLVSSAEPIFKEPTRYTELADPLLEGNFPVKCFNQAVAVAAMCLHGDASMRPLMRDVVTALSYLGLGPHTGSISPLSDPASPLDERVKGTNENNCDEVGATERERAVAEALEWGSTSRHNKARAMASIGSSV; from the exons ATGagttgttttttgtgtttttcatccCACGAAAAGAAATCAACTGAGAGGACAAATAGTAGGAGAGGGGGACCTGTGCCTGCTTCTGCTCCTCATTATAGAGAAGCCCGAACTCAACAACGGCCAG AGAATCCTAGAAGGGTCTCTGCTGAAGCTACAAATGAAAAGGATGGGACAAAAGAAGCTGCCAACAACATTGCAGCGCAAACATTCACCTTCCGTGAGCTGGCTGCAGCAACAAAGAATTTCCGGCAGGAGTGTCTGGTGGGTGAAGGTGGATTTGGGCGAGTTTATAAGGGCCAACTGGAAAAAACTGGCCAG ATTGTAGCTGTGAAGCAACTTGACCGAAACGGATTGCAAGGGAACCGAGAGTTTCTTGTGGAGGTTTTGATGCTGAGCCTCTTGCACCATCAAAATCTGGTCAATCTCATAGGATACTGCGCCGATGGAGATCAGAGGCTTCTGGTATATGAGTACATGCCCTTGGGATCTTTGGAAAACCATCTCCTTG ATCTCCCACTTGGTCAAGCACCTTTAGATTGGTTCACAAGGATGAAAATCGCTCTAGGTGCTGCAAAGGGTCTGGAATATTTACACGATAAGGCCAATCCGCCCGTCATATATCGTGATTTGAAATCGTCTAACATCTTGCTTGACAAGGAGTTCATTTCCAAGCTCTCTGATTTCGGGCTCGCAAAGCTTGGTCCCACTGGAGATAAAACGCATGTTTCTTCAAGGGTGATGGGAACATACGGTTATTGTGCCCCGGAGTATCAGAGAACAGGGCAATTGACTGTAAAGTCGGACGTTTACAGCTTTGGAGTTGTTCTTTTGGAGCTAATCACTGGACGGCGGGCCATTGACACCACAAGGCAGACTAGGGAGCAAAATTTAGTTTCATCA GCAGAACCGATTTTCAAAGAACCAACTAGATACACCGAACTAGCTGATCCACTTCTTGAAGGAAACTTCCCAGTGAAATGCTTCAATCAAGCGGTTGCCGTTGCTGCCATGTGTCTCCACGGCGATGCCTCCATGCGTCCCTTGATGAGGGATGTGGTCACCGCTCTCAGTTACCTTGGGCTGGGCCCCCACACGGGATCCATTTCACCCTTGTCAGATCCTGCTTCACCGTTGGATGAGAGAGTGAAGGGTACAAATGAAAACAATTGCGATGAAGTTGGTGCAACGGAGCGCGAAAGAGCAGTGGCAGAAGCCCTGGAATGGGGTTCGACTTCTAGGCATAACAAGGCGAGAGCGATGGCTTCTATTGGTTCTTCAGTGTAA
- the LOC131320355 gene encoding uncharacterized protein LOC131320355 isoform X2, giving the protein MNDVEGPHHFWMNKVEDSKDFCRKNGVLVLFGAFLEEPLVRGNNSAVMFEKVKSLQQRYPTLHVIGFQFSSSIFSDAVRTQFVQIAMKHYITFPVLLSNKIFTEMTDGACFGLFKGFKSPFTYYERDVNLVTIDKAIKELMHGENHEKMNNVKSPWAKQIEVIKEPHVCAFLRNLLLYSPGCISVDEMGNRLFLSDTNHHRIIVFDGNGKILDCIGSSPGFEDGEFESAKLMCPAASFYNAAEGCLYFVDSENHAVRRADMVKRVLETLYPTSNATKEGNSLWSWITSNLWMKRNVDTKSEYLNSESFLFPWHLIKSSDNDLIIANRSFETLWIIDLASGVIKEVVKGFPKIVEICGQLILEKSSLLKQIPGDWLQQLVGTNSPHEGAMYAGIMSSLATFEDHIAICDTVGQRVLKLNRESGCISSFHFSNFGILGLPYWVSSSLERVYAVGEVLAEGHFDHVQCFRFLPGRIDLQLNIDIPEDTELVEPLQEGCVWRQVRGAAIEVSGAERKAASLEKVGVSQQWYDELDNLAFSEPESELSAEEESTSDVNLQEHGVCVDCAINTSPGRSEVIIYAALYLKMKQHPDSSEVHGKERKAARIADILNHRRAERWGKDQCVQFLMKSDRSMEELVFMKPLRVKLKIECLDHPKINDTKDFILTDSSIDVSVSLN; this is encoded by the exons ATGAATGACGTGGAAG GCCCTCATCATTTCTGGATGAATAAAGTAGAGGATAGCAAGGACTTTTGCAGGAAAAATGGAGTCTTAGTTCTTTTTGGTGCATTCCTGGAGGAACCTTTAGTACGAGGCAACAACTCCGCTGTTATGTTTGAGAAAGTAAAATCACTTCAGCAGAG GTATCCCACACTACATGTTATAGGTTTTCAGTTCAGCAGTTCAATTTTCTCTGATGCTGTTCGTACTCAATTCGTCCAGATTGCCATGAAACACTATATTACTTTTCCTGTACTGTTGTCCAACAAGATCTTTACAGAG ATGACAGATGGGGCATGTTTCGGTTTATTTAAAGGCTTCAAGAGTCCTTTCACTTACTACGAGAGGGATGTGAACCTTGTAACTATTGACAAAG CCATCAAAGAGTTAATGCATGGAGAGAATCATGAAAAAATGAACAACGTGAAAAGCCCTTGGGCGAAGCAAATTGAAGTCATTAAGGAACCACATGTTTGTGCTTTCTTGCGCAACTTACTTCTTTACTCTCCAG GCTGCATCTCTGTTGATGAAATGGGCAACCGCTTGTTCCTCTCTGATACAAATCACCACCGTATCATCGTATTCGATGGCAATGGAAAGATTTTAGACTGT ATTGGTTCTTCCCCAGGCTTTGAGGATGGAGAATTTGAATCTGCCAAATTAATGTGCCCTGCTGCTTCTTTCTATAATGCGGCTGAGGGTTGCCTATATTTTGTGGACTCGGAG AACCATGCTGTCAGGAGAGCTGATATGGTGAAGAGGGTTTTGGAGACACTCTATCCAACATCCAATGCTACGAAGGAAGGGAATAGTCTCTGGAGCTGGATCACGAGTAATCTTTGGATGAAAAGAAATGTTGACACAAAGTCTGAGTATTTGAATTCAGaatcatttttgtttccttGGCATCTGATCAAATCGTCCGATAATGACCTCATTATTGCTAACCGAAG ctttgAAACCTTATGGATTATAGATTTGGCTTCCGGGGTGATCAAAGAAGTGGTCAAAG GATTTCCAAAGATTGTGGAGATCTGCGGACAGTTGATCCTGGAGAAATCATCACTTTTGAAGCAGATACCAGGTGATTGGCTGCAGCAACTAGTTGGTACTAATAGTCCACATGAGGGTGCTATGTACGCTGGCATTATGTCTTCTTTAGCAACATTTGAGGATCATATAGCTATTTGTGATACAG TTGGTCAGAGGGTCTTAAAACTTAATAGAGAATCTGGATGTATCTCCAGCTTCCACTTCTCAAACTTTGGTATCCTTGGACTTCCTTATTGGGTGTCATCCTCTTTGGAGAGAGTTTATGCTGT TGGTGAAGTATTGGCAGAAGGTCACTTTGATCATGTTCAGTGTTTCCGTTTTTTGCCAG GACGAATTGACTTACAGTTGAATATTGATATTCCTGAAGATACTGAGCTTGTTGAACCATTACAAGAAGGTTGTGTATGGCGCCAGGTAAGAGGGGCAGCTATTGAAGTCTCAGGAGCAGAGAGGAAAGCGGCATCCTTAGAGAAG GTTGGTGTGTCGCAGCAGTGGTATGATGAGTTGGATAACCTAGCCTTTTCAGAACCAGAATCAGAACTGAGTGCTGAAGAGGAAAGCACTTCTGATGTTAACTTACAGGAACATGGAGTTTGCGTCGATTGTGCAATTAATACAAGTCCTGGAAGAAGTGAG GTTATCATTTATGCGGCACTTTATCTCAAAATGAAACAACATCCAGATTCCAGTGAGGTCCATGGTAAGGAGAGAAAAGCTGCTAGGATTGCTGATATTCTGAACCATAGGAGAGCTGAAAGGTGGGGAAAGGACCAGTGCGTTCAATTTTTGATGAAATCAGACAGAAGTATGGAAGAACTAGTATTCATGAAACCTCTACGTGTGAAGCTAAAGATTGAATGTCTTGACCACCCAAAGATAAACGATACAAAAGACTTCATTTTAACAGATTCCTCCATTGATGTCAGTGTATCTCTTAACTAA
- the LOC131320355 gene encoding uncharacterized protein LOC131320355 isoform X1, whose protein sequence is MSLVFRRLRQISRVSPCVHSGNRYIQFRPDKDLFDSRWNSLPGPWQNIKRSFTDRGCFVKRFSTASETSHELFPEDNLLSFIESTMNDVEGPHHFWMNKVEDSKDFCRKNGVLVLFGAFLEEPLVRGNNSAVMFEKVKSLQQRYPTLHVIGFQFSSSIFSDAVRTQFVQIAMKHYITFPVLLSNKIFTEMTDGACFGLFKGFKSPFTYYERDVNLVTIDKAIKELMHGENHEKMNNVKSPWAKQIEVIKEPHVCAFLRNLLLYSPGCISVDEMGNRLFLSDTNHHRIIVFDGNGKILDCIGSSPGFEDGEFESAKLMCPAASFYNAAEGCLYFVDSENHAVRRADMVKRVLETLYPTSNATKEGNSLWSWITSNLWMKRNVDTKSEYLNSESFLFPWHLIKSSDNDLIIANRSFETLWIIDLASGVIKEVVKGFPKIVEICGQLILEKSSLLKQIPGDWLQQLVGTNSPHEGAMYAGIMSSLATFEDHIAICDTVGQRVLKLNRESGCISSFHFSNFGILGLPYWVSSSLERVYAVGEVLAEGHFDHVQCFRFLPGRIDLQLNIDIPEDTELVEPLQEGCVWRQVRGAAIEVSGAERKAASLEKVGVSQQWYDELDNLAFSEPESELSAEEESTSDVNLQEHGVCVDCAINTSPGRSEVIIYAALYLKMKQHPDSSEVHGKERKAARIADILNHRRAERWGKDQCVQFLMKSDRSMEELVFMKPLRVKLKIECLDHPKINDTKDFILTDSSIDVSVSLN, encoded by the exons ATGTCTCTGGTGTTTCGAAGACTGAGGCAAATTTCTAGGGTTTCCCCCTGCGTTCACTCGG GTAATCGTTATATACAATTTAGACCAGATAAGGACTTATTTGATTCCCGTTGGAATTCTTTGCCTGGTCCATGGCAAAACATCAAGAGAAGTTTTACGGACAGAGGTTGTTTTGTGAAGAG GTTCTCGACTGCTTCGGAAACATCACACGAGTTGTTTCCTGAAGATAATTTACTGTCCTTTATTGAATCTACCATGAATGACGTGGAAG GCCCTCATCATTTCTGGATGAATAAAGTAGAGGATAGCAAGGACTTTTGCAGGAAAAATGGAGTCTTAGTTCTTTTTGGTGCATTCCTGGAGGAACCTTTAGTACGAGGCAACAACTCCGCTGTTATGTTTGAGAAAGTAAAATCACTTCAGCAGAG GTATCCCACACTACATGTTATAGGTTTTCAGTTCAGCAGTTCAATTTTCTCTGATGCTGTTCGTACTCAATTCGTCCAGATTGCCATGAAACACTATATTACTTTTCCTGTACTGTTGTCCAACAAGATCTTTACAGAG ATGACAGATGGGGCATGTTTCGGTTTATTTAAAGGCTTCAAGAGTCCTTTCACTTACTACGAGAGGGATGTGAACCTTGTAACTATTGACAAAG CCATCAAAGAGTTAATGCATGGAGAGAATCATGAAAAAATGAACAACGTGAAAAGCCCTTGGGCGAAGCAAATTGAAGTCATTAAGGAACCACATGTTTGTGCTTTCTTGCGCAACTTACTTCTTTACTCTCCAG GCTGCATCTCTGTTGATGAAATGGGCAACCGCTTGTTCCTCTCTGATACAAATCACCACCGTATCATCGTATTCGATGGCAATGGAAAGATTTTAGACTGT ATTGGTTCTTCCCCAGGCTTTGAGGATGGAGAATTTGAATCTGCCAAATTAATGTGCCCTGCTGCTTCTTTCTATAATGCGGCTGAGGGTTGCCTATATTTTGTGGACTCGGAG AACCATGCTGTCAGGAGAGCTGATATGGTGAAGAGGGTTTTGGAGACACTCTATCCAACATCCAATGCTACGAAGGAAGGGAATAGTCTCTGGAGCTGGATCACGAGTAATCTTTGGATGAAAAGAAATGTTGACACAAAGTCTGAGTATTTGAATTCAGaatcatttttgtttccttGGCATCTGATCAAATCGTCCGATAATGACCTCATTATTGCTAACCGAAG ctttgAAACCTTATGGATTATAGATTTGGCTTCCGGGGTGATCAAAGAAGTGGTCAAAG GATTTCCAAAGATTGTGGAGATCTGCGGACAGTTGATCCTGGAGAAATCATCACTTTTGAAGCAGATACCAGGTGATTGGCTGCAGCAACTAGTTGGTACTAATAGTCCACATGAGGGTGCTATGTACGCTGGCATTATGTCTTCTTTAGCAACATTTGAGGATCATATAGCTATTTGTGATACAG TTGGTCAGAGGGTCTTAAAACTTAATAGAGAATCTGGATGTATCTCCAGCTTCCACTTCTCAAACTTTGGTATCCTTGGACTTCCTTATTGGGTGTCATCCTCTTTGGAGAGAGTTTATGCTGT TGGTGAAGTATTGGCAGAAGGTCACTTTGATCATGTTCAGTGTTTCCGTTTTTTGCCAG GACGAATTGACTTACAGTTGAATATTGATATTCCTGAAGATACTGAGCTTGTTGAACCATTACAAGAAGGTTGTGTATGGCGCCAGGTAAGAGGGGCAGCTATTGAAGTCTCAGGAGCAGAGAGGAAAGCGGCATCCTTAGAGAAG GTTGGTGTGTCGCAGCAGTGGTATGATGAGTTGGATAACCTAGCCTTTTCAGAACCAGAATCAGAACTGAGTGCTGAAGAGGAAAGCACTTCTGATGTTAACTTACAGGAACATGGAGTTTGCGTCGATTGTGCAATTAATACAAGTCCTGGAAGAAGTGAG GTTATCATTTATGCGGCACTTTATCTCAAAATGAAACAACATCCAGATTCCAGTGAGGTCCATGGTAAGGAGAGAAAAGCTGCTAGGATTGCTGATATTCTGAACCATAGGAGAGCTGAAAGGTGGGGAAAGGACCAGTGCGTTCAATTTTTGATGAAATCAGACAGAAGTATGGAAGAACTAGTATTCATGAAACCTCTACGTGTGAAGCTAAAGATTGAATGTCTTGACCACCCAAAGATAAACGATACAAAAGACTTCATTTTAACAGATTCCTCCATTGATGTCAGTGTATCTCTTAACTAA
- the LOC131320355 gene encoding uncharacterized protein LOC131320355 isoform X3: MKHYITFPVLLSNKIFTEMTDGACFGLFKGFKSPFTYYERDVNLVTIDKAIKELMHGENHEKMNNVKSPWAKQIEVIKEPHVCAFLRNLLLYSPGCISVDEMGNRLFLSDTNHHRIIVFDGNGKILDCIGSSPGFEDGEFESAKLMCPAASFYNAAEGCLYFVDSENHAVRRADMVKRVLETLYPTSNATKEGNSLWSWITSNLWMKRNVDTKSEYLNSESFLFPWHLIKSSDNDLIIANRSFETLWIIDLASGVIKEVVKGFPKIVEICGQLILEKSSLLKQIPGDWLQQLVGTNSPHEGAMYAGIMSSLATFEDHIAICDTVGQRVLKLNRESGCISSFHFSNFGILGLPYWVSSSLERVYAVGEVLAEGHFDHVQCFRFLPGRIDLQLNIDIPEDTELVEPLQEGCVWRQVRGAAIEVSGAERKAASLEKVGVSQQWYDELDNLAFSEPESELSAEEESTSDVNLQEHGVCVDCAINTSPGRSEVIIYAALYLKMKQHPDSSEVHGKERKAARIADILNHRRAERWGKDQCVQFLMKSDRSMEELVFMKPLRVKLKIECLDHPKINDTKDFILTDSSIDVSVSLN, from the exons ATGAAACACTATATTACTTTTCCTGTACTGTTGTCCAACAAGATCTTTACAGAG ATGACAGATGGGGCATGTTTCGGTTTATTTAAAGGCTTCAAGAGTCCTTTCACTTACTACGAGAGGGATGTGAACCTTGTAACTATTGACAAAG CCATCAAAGAGTTAATGCATGGAGAGAATCATGAAAAAATGAACAACGTGAAAAGCCCTTGGGCGAAGCAAATTGAAGTCATTAAGGAACCACATGTTTGTGCTTTCTTGCGCAACTTACTTCTTTACTCTCCAG GCTGCATCTCTGTTGATGAAATGGGCAACCGCTTGTTCCTCTCTGATACAAATCACCACCGTATCATCGTATTCGATGGCAATGGAAAGATTTTAGACTGT ATTGGTTCTTCCCCAGGCTTTGAGGATGGAGAATTTGAATCTGCCAAATTAATGTGCCCTGCTGCTTCTTTCTATAATGCGGCTGAGGGTTGCCTATATTTTGTGGACTCGGAG AACCATGCTGTCAGGAGAGCTGATATGGTGAAGAGGGTTTTGGAGACACTCTATCCAACATCCAATGCTACGAAGGAAGGGAATAGTCTCTGGAGCTGGATCACGAGTAATCTTTGGATGAAAAGAAATGTTGACACAAAGTCTGAGTATTTGAATTCAGaatcatttttgtttccttGGCATCTGATCAAATCGTCCGATAATGACCTCATTATTGCTAACCGAAG ctttgAAACCTTATGGATTATAGATTTGGCTTCCGGGGTGATCAAAGAAGTGGTCAAAG GATTTCCAAAGATTGTGGAGATCTGCGGACAGTTGATCCTGGAGAAATCATCACTTTTGAAGCAGATACCAGGTGATTGGCTGCAGCAACTAGTTGGTACTAATAGTCCACATGAGGGTGCTATGTACGCTGGCATTATGTCTTCTTTAGCAACATTTGAGGATCATATAGCTATTTGTGATACAG TTGGTCAGAGGGTCTTAAAACTTAATAGAGAATCTGGATGTATCTCCAGCTTCCACTTCTCAAACTTTGGTATCCTTGGACTTCCTTATTGGGTGTCATCCTCTTTGGAGAGAGTTTATGCTGT TGGTGAAGTATTGGCAGAAGGTCACTTTGATCATGTTCAGTGTTTCCGTTTTTTGCCAG GACGAATTGACTTACAGTTGAATATTGATATTCCTGAAGATACTGAGCTTGTTGAACCATTACAAGAAGGTTGTGTATGGCGCCAGGTAAGAGGGGCAGCTATTGAAGTCTCAGGAGCAGAGAGGAAAGCGGCATCCTTAGAGAAG GTTGGTGTGTCGCAGCAGTGGTATGATGAGTTGGATAACCTAGCCTTTTCAGAACCAGAATCAGAACTGAGTGCTGAAGAGGAAAGCACTTCTGATGTTAACTTACAGGAACATGGAGTTTGCGTCGATTGTGCAATTAATACAAGTCCTGGAAGAAGTGAG GTTATCATTTATGCGGCACTTTATCTCAAAATGAAACAACATCCAGATTCCAGTGAGGTCCATGGTAAGGAGAGAAAAGCTGCTAGGATTGCTGATATTCTGAACCATAGGAGAGCTGAAAGGTGGGGAAAGGACCAGTGCGTTCAATTTTTGATGAAATCAGACAGAAGTATGGAAGAACTAGTATTCATGAAACCTCTACGTGTGAAGCTAAAGATTGAATGTCTTGACCACCCAAAGATAAACGATACAAAAGACTTCATTTTAACAGATTCCTCCATTGATGTCAGTGTATCTCTTAACTAA
- the LOC131320383 gene encoding guanine nucleotide-binding protein-like NSN1 → MVKKSKKSKSKRVTLKQKHKVIRKVKEHHKKKAKEAKKLGLNKRPKVEKDPGIPNDWPFKEQELKALEARRARVIEDLEQKKAARKERAKKRKLGLLEDGGDDISKLGDIASAKEQNFIEGRDDDALTSTGKIRENSERAFYKELVKVIEASDVIVEVLDARDPLGTRCVDMERMVLKSGADKHLVLLLNKIDLVPREAVEKWLKYLREELPAVAFKCSTQEQKSNLGWKSAKAAKKSSNLLQTSDCLGAETLIKLLKNYSRSHEIKKSITVGVIGLPNVGKSSLINSLKRCQVVNVGATPGLTRSMQEVHLDKNIKLLDCPGVVMLRSGENEASVALRNCKKIEKLEDPMGPVKEILKLCPARVLVALYKLPSFDSVDDFLQKVATVRGKLKKGGIVDVESAARIVLHDWNEGKIPYYTMPPTRNQEEPSEAKIVSELGKEFNIDEIYSSESSFIGSLKSFDDVKHVEVPSNCPLNFNEQMLEDDVKQQPSNQGNDLVNDGDDEPMGSEEDVAAAEVKAKNAGRRQNEKLYDAAGILNTKLMRAEKKRRKKANKSSGDAMEDDEDYDFKVDYVKKGSAMDDGEENEEAGGSNQTRYEVLASGVEIDE, encoded by the exons ATGGTGAAGAAGAGCAAAA agAGCAAGAGTAAGAGAGTTACGTTGAAACAAAAGCACAAGGTGATAAGGAAGGTGAAGGAGCACCACAAGAAGAAGGCCAAGGAGGCCAAAAAGCTGGGCTTGAACAAAAGGCCCAAGGTCGAGAAAGACCCCGGGATTCCCAATGACTGGCCTTTTAAGGAACAAGAGCTCAAGGCCCTGGAAGCCCGGCGTGCTCGCGTAATCGAGGATTTGGAGCAGAAGAAAGCAGCCCGTAAGGAGAGG GCTAAAAAGAGAAAGTTGGGTTTATTGGAGGATGGTGGTGATGATATTTCTAAACTGGGTGATATAGCTTCTGCAAAAGAGCAAAATTTCATAGAGGGCAGGGATGATGATGCTTTGACTTCTACTGGCAAGATTAGGg AAAACTCAGAGAGGGCTTTCTACAAGGAGTTGGTCAAAGTCATTGAAGCATCAGATGTCATTGTGGAAGTTTTAGATGCTCGAGATCCGCTTGGTACCCGCTGTGTCGACATGGAAAGGATGGTGCTCAAATCAGGTGCTGATAAGCATCTTGTGTTGCTTCTTAATAAAATAG ATCTTGTGCCGAGAGAAGCTGTTGAAAAATGGCTCAAGTATCTTAGGGAGGAGTTACCTGCAGTAGCCTTTAAGTGCAGCACCCAGGAGCAAAAGTCAAACTTGGGATGGAAATCTGCCAAGGCTGCAAAAAAATCCAGCAATCTCCTGCAAACCAGTGACTGTCTTGGAGCTGAAACTCTTATTAAATTGCTAAAGAATTATTCAAGAAGCCACGAG ATCAAGAAGTCAATCACAGTGGGCGTTATTGGTCTTCCTAACGTTGGGAAGAGTAGCTTAATTAATAGCTTAAAGAGATGTCAGGTTGTCAATGTTGGCGCTACTCCGGGATTGACCAGATCAATGCAAGAAGTGCACTTAGACAAGAATATAAAACTACTGGATTGCCCAGGTGTTGTAATGCTTAGGTCTGGGGAGAATGAGGCATCTGTTGCTCTTCGAAACTGCAAAAAGATCGAGAAACTAGAGGATCCAATGGGGCCAG TTAAGGAAATTCTCAAGCTTTGCCCAGCAAGAGTGTTGGTAGCACTGTACAAGCTCCCAAGCTTTGACTCAGTCGACGACTTCCTACAAAAAGTGGCCACCGTCAGGGGTAAGCTTAAAAAGGGTGGTATTGTGGATGTCGAATCTGCTGCGAGAATCGTCTTGCATGACTGGAATGAAG GTAAAATCCCATATTATACGATGCCTCCAACTAGGAATCAGGAAGAACCGTCAGAAGCAAAAATTGTTTCAGAGCTTGGAAAGGAGTTCAATATTGACGAGATTTACAGCAGCGAGTCTTCATTTATTGGGAGCCTTAAATCTTTCGACGATGTAAAACATGTTGAAGTACCTTCAAATTGCCCTCTAAATTTCAATGAGCAGATGCTCGAG GATGATGTAAAGCAACAACCCTCGAATCAAGGCAATGATTTGGTCAATGATGGTGACGACGAGCCCATGGGATCTGAAGAAGATGTTGCAGCAGCTGAGGTTAAGGCCAAAAATGCTGGTAGGAGGCAGAATGAGAAGCTGTATGATGCGGCAGGCATACTCAACACAAAGTTGATGAGAGCAGAGAAGAAGAGGCGGAAGAAAGCCAATAAATCAAGTGGTGATGCCATGGAGGATGATGAAGATTACGATTTCAAGGTGGATTATGTCAAGAAAGGTTCCGCCATGGATGATGGTGAGGAGAATGAGGAAGCTGGTGGTAGCAATCAAACGAGATATGAGGTGCTTGCTTCTGGAGTTGAGATTGATGAGTAG